One Dermacentor albipictus isolate Rhodes 1998 colony chromosome 10, USDA_Dalb.pri_finalv2, whole genome shotgun sequence genomic window, aatccggagtcctccgctacggtgtgcctcattgTCGAATcggggttctggcacgtaaaaccggaGGATTCAATTGTTCGAGGCAAGGTTGCGTTGATTTCGAAGGGTCTTAGCTTAGTGAAGAGCCAAAAATTCCAATTGACGAGCTCATGGCGAAAAAGCTGACGCgtgccattgaaaaaaaaaaaaaaaaactttgttgaGATTTAACCGCTGTCGGTGATACGAGTCCTAGCAACTGAAACACCTTTCACACGTGCTCGAGAGGGCACCACTGCCTCGCTATGCAACGGTTATTAAGAACTTTGTGCCATGAATTACCACGTAAAAAATAGTGGCCAACATGGATGTGTGTATAGACGTTGTAGCTCACAGAGGCAGGTCCTTAAGTTATAGCTTTACCGCACTGAAAATATGCACTGTATTATGAGGGATGCTGTAGTGGAGTTATCTAGATTATTTCTGTATACTTTAGCTTCTTTAAGTGAACCGAACACATAGTAACAACGTGTTTATTCGAGCTGGTTCGTACATCTTGTGAAGCAGCTGTCTTTTAATGAAGTGACACAGTACAAAGCTACGAGCGTATATACCAAATGCTTTATTTACGAAAGGAGCATGGAAACGCTTGAAGAAGGTTAAACATAAAAAGAGAAAAATGTCAGCAGGACACTTATTCCATTTCATTTTTCGATAGGGGAGGGGTGGAGAGCTGCAACATACATCACCTCGTGTCACGATGCTAGAGGTTTCAAAAATCCCGTGCGCGCGCTGTTTAGGGCATCTTTTAACTATCCTGCACTTACCAAAGTTCAGGGTGCGACCACATCTTTAACAAAGGGAGGCGAGATGACTCTACTGGGAGGCTTTAAATGAAGCCGCATGTTCACGTAGGCCATCGTTGATACAATTTCCCCGTTTGCTTAATGTAACGGCGATCGCACACGAACGGGATTTGATATACAACTAGCGTTCGACACTCCCGACTCTGCTTGGGCTAAATTTCTGTCTCGAAGTAATTCTCATAGAATTTTAATTATATTTgtaatgaaataataaatacCATGCCATACCAAGACTACTCTACTGTGATTCTCTTACCTTGAAAGGAAGGCAGCATTAAAAATTCGCATTGTTTTACTTTTAGGAGCAGCTCGCAATATCTGAGGTTCAGCGCTCTCATGCTCCTTAGTTGCGAGTGAAGTTTTCTGAAAGGTAGGCAGCGTTTTGTGTCAGAACGCATTTATTTCATGTTCCATTTATGCGGGGGTGAAGGGGGGGTGCTAATGACGGGCATTTTCGTCCGTAATTTTTTTCGCTAAGTACAACGCAGACACACAATAGGTTAACATGCAGGATGCAAGATCAGATTGGTTTATCATATGAAGAGTCTAACGTGTTTGTTGGTTGGCAGAGGACAGTAAAAGATAATGTGACTTTAACGAACAGAGTGTTTGCCAAAATTTCACTTTATTCCCTCCACTCCTTTGGCCGATACATTATGTATGCACGCGCCTTGCTCAGAAccaatctattttttttttactcagtgctttatttttttgtggGTTCTATGCGTTTGCGTTGGATAATTCGCATAAGAAACGACTAAAATCATATGGATTCCTTCATCACGATGTTCAGCAGAGTACGCGTATATTCGTGGCAACTACATTAAACTAAGGGTTGTGTCGGTGGTTTTGTTTCAGTCAAGATCCCAAGGTCACCGAGCACCCCATTCACAGAGCCAGAACTACTCACAGATATAGAAGCATGTCTTACACTCGCGAAGAAGATGCAAACCAGATGACAACTGCTTCCTTGAGAACCTCGACCGAGCACACACCAGATGATGCGACTTTAGAGTCGACGCTTCCAACAGCCATGGAGACAACAGGGAATACAAGCACGAATTATATTTCCGAGGACGCAACCACTAGTAATACAAGTAGCACAGTTCAAGTTACGACGAGCGCTGCAATGACAAATTTAAGCATGGAGGCCGCCGACCAAACAACGTCATACACGGGAACTACTACGGAAGAGACATTCAGCTTTGATGTTGACAGCAGTCCGTCATACGACGTCGTCTGCTACTTCAACCACACAAGTTACAAGCGAGACGAACCTATGTCGTTTCGTACAGGGCACATTCCCGTACCTTATTGCAGCCACATAATCTACGACTCGGTAGGAGTCAGCGAAGATTTCGAGCTCGTAGCGAAAGATCCCGTATTTGACGTCGAGCGAGGTGGCTTTACTAAGTTTGCGAGGCTGAAGAGCCGCTACCGACACGTGACCGTGATGGTGGGGATCGGCGAAGACATTGGCGACTCAAATGCTTTTGGCCACATGTCGAATCACAAGCCGGACGTCGTTACGTTTGCGCGGCACGTCGCGTCATGGCTCCGCCAGCATGACTATGATGGCGTCGTCCTCCAGTGGAAGATGCCCGTGCAGCGCCAAGACGAGACGAGCAGCAGTGCGTCGTGGTTCAGGAAGAAGCTGCTTGTCGTAGCTGCAGCCCTTCGCGACTCCTTGGGCGCCAAGGCGGAGCTGTTCGTCGCCGTTCCCAACAACGAAGAGCTTCGCCAGGCGTACTTCAACGTCGCCGAACTGGCCCGTCATGTCGACCGGTTCCTCGCCGTCAGCAACTGGGTCTTGCGCGACGTAGACGGCACAAAAAACCGAAGTGCCGCCGACAGAGTGGCCAAGGTGACGTCATTTCCCGACCCGCTCACGGACGTTTTGCAGACGCGCCACTCTCTGGTCGGAGCGGGCAACGTGCAGTTGTTCCGCAAGTTCTGCTTCGTCCTTTCGGTCGGCGCCAGGAGCTACACGCTGCTTAGGTCGGGCCACCACGTCATCCACGCTGCCGCGTCGGGGCCCGGGAAACCCGGACCGTACACTCGCCAGCCCGGTGTGTTGGCCTACTACGAGTTCTGCAACCAGACGTGGCTCACCACGGAGAAAGGCACGTTCGCCTCGTACGTGGCTCGCGACGACCAGTGGGTGGGCTACCTGGACGTGAGCAACGTTCAGCGCCTGCTGCGCATGGCGCTCTACAAGCACCGAGCAGCCTGTCTTGGCATCTGGGACGTGTCCCTGGACGACTTTCGCGGAGTCTGTGGCGATGCGTTTCCCTACGTCAAGGCCATCTCGGGGTGGCACGACCGAGAGTGGAAGCATCGTCGTCGAGAATTTGGCTCCCGCTCTAATAAATGATGCCCAGGTACACGCGTCTCACGTTTATTGCCTAGCAAGGGTACAAGCAACATAAAGTAGTCGGAAATTGCAGCTTGACAGAAAGATTAAGCTCGCTGGCGCCAGTGAAATACATGGTAATGGGGAAACCGTTGTCTCAGAAAGGCACTACGCCGAATATGATAGTGtttgtcgcaataaaaaaaaagtcacactTCTGGCACTGCATCAAGCCTGTTTCTGAATTATTCGgtcggcctttctttttttcagaaatcGTTGAATATTGAAAAATTTAAACAAAACAAACTCGTATATCAAGCTTGCACAAGTGCGTGAATCAGCAATAAAACACAATATCACAATTATGTAAATTACACCTAATAACTTGTCTAAATTGGgaaggaggaatgaacgtttagtgtaaaaaacagcgagaaagtgttctttgtTCGcgctaggtgggcggctctctttgtccagaaagccgttggctaatgccgcagcccgggccccgtccaccagacttcgctgatcttccaggctctgtgcctttaacattgcctcccacgtttcttcggtCACtagtagcggttctgaggcatcatcttgaTTGTTTTTCTTGTGGTGTGGGTACACCAACACATTGTGTTGGAGCGTGTCTGGTACGTCACAATATCgacataggtatgagaatttggtgagGTGCATTCGATACATGATAATTCCTTGTGGATACATATTCGTTTGTAGTTTGCGGAGGttggtggcttcttccttgcttaattttggatgtggtagctgatattgtcttctttccagtcgatAATGTTGCAACATTACGGtgtagttgatgggaatgtccaCCACCCTCGTCACTTTCCGGAGACCGTGCTGCAGGATATCctggctggtatgctctcgggtgacagcatgtgctgcttcgtttcccgccaggtgttcgtggcctggggtccatgcgacgaAGGTTTGGGGTAGTTCTTTGCGTCTTGCTATTTCTTtcagaatcttcactgctgcggcagaaatttggccttttcgtaggtttgtacatgccgtttgcgagtcgctcaagatgattgctgtgtctttgcatgtggcgatgccgaggacgatggccacttaCTCCGCCATTTCTGGATTTTgggccggtatggtggcagcgattagcCCCTTCCCTCggttgttggtcacggtaattgtctgtgctcttctacctgggtattttgccgcgtctgtatatctcgtgttggggttctttgagtatttcttccTAAGCGCTCTAACTCTcgcttgtcttctgtctttgtggtatgttgcgtgaatgttgcgaggtattggaacaactgagatagagtcacgaagaagtggcggcaatcgggctttcgcTTCTAAGTCTTCTGAAAAGTTTTCGCTCTATGCGAgtttgcgaagtactgctctgcctgtttgagtcagcttaaggtGTTCCAGttggctggctctgtgcgcttcgcttatttcttcccaggtgttatgtaggccaagtttgaggagtgtcgtggttgaggtcgtactggcgagtcctagtgcgctcttggTTGCTTTTCTGACGACGTTGAGttcttcaatttcagctttcttgaggagtagatacggggtgtcatatgtgatccggcttataaggagtgcttggattaattggacggtttcCTGCTCTTGaagtcctcttctttgggtggttatacgccgaatgagatgggttacttgttttagggtcttctgaagcttcggaagtgtagaTGCGCCAGAACCAtctttatgtattgtgaggccaaggacACGGAGAGAGCCAACTTGAGGGatatcgattccattgagtcTGACGTTGGGTTCTGGAGCGACGTAGGCTGGTGGTCttccccgggtccttgccttgagtataagtagctATGATTTTTTCGGGGGCACACTGGAGATCGCGTTTTTAGAGGTACTGTTCTATCTCatcgattgcctcttggagggtagtttgctgttggccggttgtggACGCTTTTGTCTATAACGTTATATCGTCGTCGTATATTGCTTGGCTTAAATCTTCGATGCCATCGAGTTGTTGTGGGAGCTTAATCATggcgagattgaacagcaaaggtgaaatgactgacccttgtggagttcctttATGGGGCATTTCGAACTTCTCGCTTCGGATGTTGCCAATACCCACCGTAGCCATGCGATCTTTGAGAAAGTCGTGTACGTATTGGTAGGTCCGGATTCCGCAGTTTGTGTCTTGGAGATTTTGGAGGATTCAttcatgcttcacattatcgaaggctccttttacatCTATTGTTAAAATAGACAACTTTTTGTGGCGTTCTAGGTATTCCAAGAGGTCTTGTGGCGGGCGTGAACCCCGAGTCTTCGAGGTATGTGGTGAGGCGATCGTGAACCATGTGTTCGAGAAGCTTTCCAGCGCAGGGAGTAAGGGAGATGAGCCGTAGGTTGCtgatttgtagtggcttgttgtgttCTGGGATCATAATGACTTCTGCGTGCTTCCATTCTGCAGTGAGCAAGCCTTTTTTCCCAGAAATTATTCATGTAGTCGAGGAGTCCATTTAGGGCCTTGTCTGGGAGGTTTCGTAGGATCTTGTTGGTCACCTTGTCATTTCCTGGCGATGTGTTACGTGTCAATTTGGCAAGGGTGGCATGGAGTAcaggaagcgtgaaagggctGTCGAGGGTGAGATTTGGTTCGCCTTTGTACGGTCGGGGAACGGTAACATTGAGGGCATAATGTCCGACACGTTTACGCTTGATTTCTTCGAGAATTTGTTTCTCAGTTCCTGGATGGCCGCTAACCGTTAATGATTTTCTTGAGGTAATATCTTTGCTTGGTCTTAGTTCTGGTGGTAGCTAGAAGGGCTTGCAGTATATGCCAGGTCTTCTTCGTGCTGAGTgtcccttgaagttggtcgcactGCTTATGCCAGTTCTGCCTGCTGAGTTCACCTCCGTATTCATATGCTTGCTTTATTAGGTGAGCGATCCGTCTCTGCAGTTTGTGGTTAAGTTTCATCTTTTTCCACCGCCTTAGTAGTCCTCTTCTGGCATACCAAAGATGTAGGAAGGGAGGGTCAATCGTGAGTTGGATGACTTTAGTGTGCTTCTCCGCCGTCTTGTCCACTTTGGTGAGCCACTCTTCAATATTTTCGATGCTTTCTTCTATGTCATGTTCTCGTTAGGCATTCCAATCCGTCAGTCTTGCCGTTCCGGTTCTCCTCGGCTTCTTACGGTGCAGGATTTCAAACTGAAGGATGTGGTGGTCGTTGCCGAGATTGTCTTCCAGTCGGGTCCATTCCGCCTTGGATATTCCTATTGTAAAGGTGAGGCCGGGATTTGTATCCCTGGACACACTGTTTGCCTATTCGAGCCGTTTGTTTAGGACcattccagagggtgaggtgATTCTGTTGCGCCGAATCGTCCACTCGCGCTCCTTTATTGGCCGTGTGCTAGTAACCCTATGCTGGGTGGGGGAGGGgcgggcattaaaatcccccattgTTACGAGTTTATGGCCTTTAGATAGTCTTCTGGCTTGCgtgatgaagtttacaaagtcgGATAATGGATCCATGGGTGGACCATATAAGCATAGTACGTATAAtctttggtgtgtcttcttctcagGTAGCACTTCCACTAGGGTGTGTTCCACGGTTCCGTTGTGAGCAGTCGCGTTCGTACACGTTCTCGAGTAGAGAACTGCATAAGTCATTACACTGTGACCATATTTACTGATGTTTCCGTGTCAGTTCTACAATAATTTTGAATGCGCCATTCTCAAATACAACCTCACAGATTGCCCATGGCAAAGGTTGCAAATGGCGAAAAAATGCCGCAAAGATGCCGCGACAGAAATGCCCCAACAAGATTTTCTTGCTACAGCAAATTAGTTTGCAGCTTAGTCGGGAGAATACTGAGAATTGTGCTATAGGGTAACTGCAGTGTAATTTTAAGACAGTGGTTGCAAATGAAATTTTTTCAGGCGTCTTCTAGAATGCTTGTTTCGTGTGCCACTCGTGGACTCTGACAGTAGCGGCGACGGCAGGGTGGACGGCTACTAATCAGCTCATCTGCGACTTCGCAGTGTGCGGTGCTTGCTGGTTTCCACTAACGTGgacgtaaaacccctcaatctcccaaagtagcgccattcacttccctcctcctccgctcggcgcggcctcgacggtggcgccgccggtggtgggcctgctgtagcagacgacggctaacacgctactggaggaaatccgcagaaaagttcgttcgagccctgcggagcagttttttcaatcgagatctttcttcgtcagtcggtaactggattttagaatttcgtgttcgaattgcggaagaaatagagaaaaggaccattattcaatgcgtatttaaggcgtaaagcgcgcgacgttgagagttcgtgttgctgaaacacgacgcaagcacgcggtgtactcaaacacgcgcgtaattaccaaagtttcaggtgttgacagcgtgaaattatgtgtacgtggtttcgtaggttcatttacgtacctgcaggatacttttgttcggccggcgcgtgagagattgctGACCGCACGCAGCCGGTATAGCTGTGTGCGGTTAGCAATGCCTGACAACAGGGCCGTTtgttttcattgcggggtgctttggtaatcgtgacgatatattgtttttttttttttagaagtactgctccaggagaccacatgtaatggctaacggaggcctctgaagagcacgtgacattacaataatgtaggcgtcgcagggagtgtgcgcatacaaaattggctgtccgcgatcttatacccaCTTGGCATGCagaggcttcggcgagccccatcaagccctggttctagctttggt contains:
- the LOC135911953 gene encoding chitinase-3-like protein 1, whose product is MRVGRAARPRGCRGGAAAVREQQPSLRTRLVYTLAFLVNSAVLAALLWTLAPRQQPPAHEEHTEKALDSSGYLGPSGDDGGRSGRAAAHPPATDPFVDEEGEPPLGQDPKVTEHPIHRARTTHRYRSMSYTREEDANQMTTASLRTSTEHTPDDATLESTLPTAMETTGNTSTNYISEDATTSNTSSTVQVTTSAAMTNLSMEAADQTTSYTGTTTEETFSFDVDSSPSYDVVCYFNHTSYKRDEPMSFRTGHIPVPYCSHIIYDSVGVSEDFELVAKDPVFDVERGGFTKFARLKSRYRHVTVMVGIGEDIGDSNAFGHMSNHKPDVVTFARHVASWLRQHDYDGVVLQWKMPVQRQDETSSSASWFRKKLLVVAAALRDSLGAKAELFVAVPNNEELRQAYFNVAELARHVDRFLAVSNWVLRDVDGTKNRSAADRVAKVTSFPDPLTDVLQTRHSLVGAGNVQLFRKFCFVLSVGARSYTLLRSGHHVIHAAASGPGKPGPYTRQPGVLAYYEFCNQTWLTTEKGTFASYVARDDQWVGYLDVSNVQRLLRMALYKHRAACLGIWDVSLDDFRGVCGDAFPYVKAISGWHDREWKHRRREFGSRSNK